The stretch of DNA GCTTACATACAGGGTGAAGGAGACAAGATATGTAACAGAACAATAACGGTTGATATATATCCTCTTCTATGGCAATTTAGTTCCTTCCTATGATCAATtgagtatacatatatatacatctttgtttttttttcttttccaggtGACAAAAGCTATGAAGCGTCCTGTCTATGTTTACTACCAACTTGAGAATTTCTACCAAAACCATAGACGGTACTTTGCCTGCATTTAATCTTAGTAACTCTCTTTCAAGTAATAGTAATTTGCCTTATTTGCACCTCAAAGTAATAGTTTCAGTTACAATTCTCTGGTTgattatatatgtgtgttaGGTATGTGAAAAGTCGAAACGATGCACAGCTAAGAAATCCAAGAGACGAGCGTGATGTGAAGACCTGTGCACCTGAGGATAACGTGGGTGGGGAACCAATTGTTCCATGTGGTCTTGTTGCTTGGAGTTTATTCAACGATACTTATAGCTTTTCAAGAAACAGCCAACAAATTCCTGTGAATAAGAAAGACATATCATGGAAGAGTGACAGAGAAAACAAGTTTGGCAAAAATGTCTTCCCTAAAAATTTTCAGACAGGAGCGCCTATAGGCGGTGGAAAACTCGATACTAATAAATCGGTAACAATTAAAGCCTccaatatatatctatatatcaatTTAGATAGATTCATTATCTGATATTGGATGTTAACAAGTGTGGTTAATTAGAGTTCTTCTGTtggatatatgtatatatagttgagTGAGCAAGAAGACCTCATAGTCTGGATGCGAACGGCGGCTTTGCCAACATTTAGGAAGCTGTATGGGAAGATTGAGACGGACCTAAACGCTGGTGATACCATAGTGGTTGTGTTGAAGAACAACTACAACACGTACAGCTTCAATGGGCAGAAGAAGCTAGTGCTATCAACAACTAGCTGGCTCGGTGGAAGGAACGATTTCCTGGGGATTGCTTATCTGACAGTAGGCAGCATTTGCTTGTTTTTGGCTGTTACATTCGCCGTATTGTATCTAGTTAAGCCAAGGTACGTTAGCATGATCATCCCCTGCTTCCTACTCAAgttcttatttattttgttaaggGTTGGCTAGTGAGATTATTGGAtgtcatatatatcattttagAAAGTGTAGAGTGAAATGAAATTGGGTTTCTGCTTTCAGGCAACTGGGAGATCCGTCGTACCTTTCGTGGAACAGAAGTGCTGGAGGTTTACAATAACAGAGTTGTTCAGGGCAATCAGGCGTGATCATCCCCTCCATAGTCAAACGGCCTAGTTTTGTTTGAcctaacaaaagagagaaagagaatatatagtccgttttataatttgatattgttgaaaacaaacgcttttttttttttgtcatgtcGTTGTTAAGATAATGGACAGTAAATGGCGTTTAGAAAATAATGTAAATGAATTTAGTTCGACATTGCATTAACCAGAGAATTTTGTTTAGTCTTTAAGCCTTAACGATTTGATGATATGTTGTTGCAGTTTCGTGGTGATTGACTGATTGATTGGTTTTGGATTAATAAGAAATATTTCAGGATCATTtacttgtaataatttttaaaaactactaGTATTTGTGTCGAGTCCGCGATATCTACGGTCCACATGTCAGGTTGATATCTAATATATACACTAGTAgaattttttcctctttttttcattatcttttatCGTAATCTAATTGGTCAAAAACAGATTACTTTGTATattagtaattaatcttttagtattaaaaaaaaagattgatttcCAGATATTTTTTTTCGGGTCATACGGTGGTCAAGGCTGCTAATTCGTCGgaattgtattttgttttctctgtagctttcatttaatttacttaatttcacGATTTGGGAATTGGCTCCTCTCACTCactgtggttgttgttgttgttgctgatgatgatgatgacttctCAGCAGGTTGCTAAGCCTACGACGCCGTTTCGTTTGCTTCTGGTTTCTCCATGTCTATCAACCTCCGCAGCTCCTCCGGTTGTTCATCTCGGATCTCAGGTTACTTTCTGtactctctcaatctctttatTCTCCGCTTGCATGTTTCGTGGATTTAAGTAAACTGACATCATTCTGTAGGTTTAAAGCTACTGTGCGAATTGTTCCGCAATCGAAttctgtttgattttgattctctcttgtttgtgtgcgCAGCTACTTCGGAAAAGAGATTGGAAGCAGTACAACGCACAAGATCTAACAATGtggtaattaatctttttttacaGCTGAATATATAAAGGATAATTCTGGTTTTAGACCAactaatattcttaaaactATTCAGAGCTTTgagcaaacaaaagaaaagattaggAAGATGTTAGATAAAGTAGAGCTTTCTGTTTCGGCGTACGATACTAGTTGGGTAGCAATGGTTCCATCACCTAGTAGTAGTTCCCAGAATGCTCCACTTTTCCCACAGTGTGTGAAGTGGTTATTGGAAAATCAACATGAAGATGGATCTTGGGGGCTTGATGATAATCATGACCATCAATCTCTTAAGAAGGATGTGTTATCATCTACTCTGGCTAGTATCCTTGCGTTAAAGAAGTGGGGAGCTGGTGAAAGACAAATAAACAAGGGtcagtttcttttttctgttttgttacTAGCTATCTGACTTTTTGGAAGATTCATGGAATGATGAGTTTCAAATCCAGGTCTTCAGTTTATTG from Camelina sativa cultivar DH55 chromosome 9, Cs, whole genome shotgun sequence encodes:
- the LOC104714238 gene encoding ALA-interacting subunit 5-like → MSSNAASSTVGGGGSGEPSSGVRRTSKRPKYSKFTQQELPACKPILTPRWVILTFLVAGVVFIPLGVICLFASQGVVEIVDRYDTDCIPPSSRNNMVAYIQGEGDKICNRTITVTKAMKRPVYVYYQLENFYQNHRRYVKSRNDAQLRNPRDERDVKTCAPEDNVGGEPIVPCGLVAWSLFNDTYSFSRNSQQIPVNKKDISWKSDRENKFGKNVFPKNFQTGAPIGGGKLDTNKSLSEQEDLIVWMRTAALPTFRKLYGKIETDLNAGDTIVVVLKNNYNTYSFNGQKKLVLSTTSWLGGRNDFLGIAYLTVGSICLFLAVTFAVLYLVKPRQLGDPSYLSWNRSAGGLQ